ccgacatgtgcaaagcaatatacccctcttctttgacGGGGGGCATAAAATCAAACGATCATATATTCATCAGATTATCATAATACagcataatatataaaaatgtgtatgggCAATCAATCATTTGTAATTAAAACGATACACCTGTTGAACgcaatttaaatcattaatcAATTTAACGCACAGCAACAACATTGCATGTTTAGATGTTCAACAACTTAACATGGGATAGTGACATAAGAAAATACACATGTGCCAGTTCAGAAGAGGCAAGGCTTGCTCAACAATAATGACGACATAAAACACGACAAGGGCAATATAATCACTGATTGTGTAAATCAATCTGAATGTGTATGTCGAATTATAATAACACACATGCCAGTTCACATGAAGCCGGGCATGCTGAGTCACTTCAACGATTTTAAAGATGGCATTTGCAATATAAAGCATTCATATTACATTGACATGCAGTTGTACGTTGGAATAAAATATACACGTGTTCAGTATACACGACATTTCAAATGGAGCTGGGCATACTCAACACacttgaacatattataaaataaagcatttgtaATATACAATAATAAGATGTAATAGGACGATTGAAAAATACACATTCGACAGTTGTTCAGATTATGCCGGGCTTGCTCAACCAActtgaaaatacaataaaaatatgacaCAGGTAATTTAGGATATTGATACTGATCCTAAAGAACTTTCTTTTCcttattaaaacaagagctgttacaGGAACGTGACAAATGCCACGGAGTTGGCCTTGACAGCCGTATAGCCAGTTGTATATATATCATAGTATTATGTTTGTACATGTGATGTATTCAATTTTTTTCACCATATTTATATTCTGTGTGTCATAAacgtatatatatttaagaataaaatgtaATTCTAAGAGGCAgcatataaaaaaactaagatTATTACAAGATACACTTGCATTgcatatcaaaattgaaaaataattgacttaacatttacaataataacATACTTCTTGACACTCATCCTTACATATTATGTTTTCATAAGTCTTCAACTTTAGCACATAACCAACAACCTCAAACATCTAtgttttttcatttgtatcGAAATAATCAGATGGGAACTGTTGAGATATCAGGtttgatttgataaaatttgttttgacttggCAACacgattttcaattaattaacattttctcaataatgaaaatcaatgcaaatctaacattgaaaatatgtattttctcTAAATCCTATCGTCATAATCTAATTTTGTTTATGCTTGAAGTTGCATTATACGGCTgatgtgaataaacactttaaaacaaactttcGATTTAAATTTATAACTAAAACGGGATATAAGTTATGATATCCCATAAAAATTATGTGCTTTCTTAGACTTATGTTAAACAATTgtgcttttttaaacttatgttaaacaattgtatcatACATCActgaaaaaatgaaagaaaactcATTTTCTGCAAAGCATGAtgagattatttattttcttccacAGACGTTTCAAAGGAAACTTTCCATAGTGAACATTATCCTACagtatatttttaagattatatattgttttttttatgctttGTATTTCAACCAGGAATCCTGTTAACTGGTTATCTTAATTACATTAGCTACAGTTCTGAAGTCTAAagcatgtttttcaaaatactcatTTGAGGTGTAACATATTTGTCCCTAAAATTGAATCTTCTTGGAGTAGACTATGGTTTTAATGGAAACGGTTAAATGTGCACAAGATGCAACAATCTATTTTCTCAGTTTTGGTAAGACCTTGTGTTACTTTGACACCTAATATTTAAGTGCtttcaattcaaatttaatCAGTTGAAGACATTGAACATAAAACTTAAGTTTGGATAATCAAGGAGTATGTCTTGATAATAACGTAGGAAAAGTGTCGGAAAGTCAAACGACTAAATTGCGTATGGcaaatattcaaattgttttaagattAAGTTAATTTACATGCGAATAAAATTTAAGGAATTGCAAAAGAATAGCAAAGATAATGGCAAACCCATGTTTTCGAAATCTCTCATTCTTAACTGCAAAAATATaagttttcgaaaaaaatggcaaaaaaatataaagcatgGTTAACGAGAGGAACAATTGCTTGTTACATTGAATAAAGAGAGCCTCACATAGCAAAAAGCCCtcatattaaacaaatcttCCCTGGTGAATCATAGAGATTATtagtgaaacaaatatttcactCTTTAAACTTCCGAATCAAACGTCAGCACGCACATGGCTGAGACACTATTTCTATGAGTCGTGTCGGAAATGTCGGTACGTGAGCATACATAATGCACACTTTTCTAAAAACCTTCACTAAACTgtcattgtatatattttttatcataaaataaaaagaaacattgtttgtttGAGTATACGGTTGCAATAGTTTTCACCTCTTAAATAGTCAAAAGAAAATAACGCCACGCATGAAGTCTAAcatttggtgctcactcggtgaaatatggTGCGATTGTACACTAAACCGAACACTTATTCTCGTTACCAATATGTATAAAAGTATCGATCCAGCAAAGCTTTATGTCTTCTTTTTTGGTTGTAGTATGTCATCATGCTGCTTAACAAGAGAAGAGAGTTCGTCTAATTTCTGTTCAATTCTAATCATTCGGTTTGAATTTTCTTTGTCTTTGTTATCGAACTGCTTAAATTTTCGAGTATTGAATCTTTCCAAAATACTTCCAATTGGGGAAACAACAGTAATCTGGCTGCCGATTTCTCCTCCCTCAACCATTCCTATAGCTACGACCTCTTCAAAATCATAACCAAAAACAAGTGCACCGGAGTCCCCTGGGTATGCAAACACACCATCAATGGCGCGGACTTGGTTTTGATTGAATAAAACCATCTGCAAAGAACCAACCGTCCATGGAAAGTCAATCGTCTTGACACAAATAAATGACTCTTCAAATTCCACAAAGCCTTTGGTTAACTCAGTTTTCGCACCAAATTTGGCTACCTCTTTACCATGAAGTGCTGTTGGACCACATATTCGACCACTtccaaatgaaaacaatgtatcGTTAATTGCATCTGAAGAAGAAACGACATGACATGTGAACTTGTAATTTGTCTGGCAGAGTGTATGtcaaaaaccatttaaataatttgttttaatacttatgggataaactacaggaacaagcttAGAAGCAAtgggtttaaacataaaccctgtttaatggcactgagtaaacgccaaagacatagaacacaaaaacaaaacatcaaaaacaagaaacatgcaagaacagcacaaaactcaacaaacagcacagtgcatacatactatatataaaaaccaAGGCATCCTTATCAAGAGTTGTAAGGTAcagccttggaacggtcagtaaaatgtaaatttactcggggtttaaaccagtttacgtgcactaCGAGTTTGGTTTAaaaattaacagttttttttttacaaaaacagatAAGCCGGTAAAAGTGTACTTGACCACAATACTGCTATAGTTTTATGTTGATAACATATTCAACTATTGGTACCTAACATTCTAAATGGaacaatcaattattatgtATCTACAATACGATTATATTCAATTTTTGACATCTTAACTTGTTCTTTTAACCTCCGATCGATTTTTGTAGGATTGCCACTGTTGCCATTGAAAGTCAAGATCTTCATCagcttttaataaataattcctcgtaaatattttaagttgaatattgcATCTTTACATAACTAAgatttcagtcctttgatttaattcaaaatttgcAGATTCGTGTTCTCTTAAAACCGGTTTAGGCTCGTTAGGAATGTTTCAGTGTGTGAAGACtctttgtttcaaaatttaacatagagaagattttagcaaatatatgttgtgttttttttacgaatttttttctttatttgtttccaATTCTAGTATAATGatgcttttcattatgaaactctatgatcgcactgttttaaaccttttatttactAAAGCAGACTGTGggtatttttaaagtttataacaataactgcatcatatcttCTATATAAATTTTTGCATTGGGTTCTCTGAATTGTACTCCTTTGTTTACAGGTAGTGTCGCGATCCTTTCTCATAGaattacttggggtttacctataagtttattataatcatttgttttattattaagtttcttcaagttaatgcatattttgttgggataagagtgagttTGTGCACGAAAACTTTTtgaaacccccagtaaatttacattttactgccCGTCCATgagcggtacctaacaatccttgggAAACCCCCTAATTATTGTATATGAACTAACATACAAGCCCATTCGCCCACCCATTAAGTCGCCATGATATACCAAACACACGTCGCAAATGTACCATATATAATTACCATGTTTCTTTACGGAGGGAAATCCACCCGACAGAGGAAACTGGCTTTCAACTCGAAATAAAACCGCTTCTACCCCGGATTGGTTTTCTCCTCCGTGGCAGTACACTGCTTCAACTATCTGCCCTAATGGACCTCGGTTTGGGTCTTCCACTGGCTGAAAGACGTGTCTCTTTCCTTTTTCACGATATTCCGTTGGCCAGTCACTCAAACGTAAATTAGCTCTATGTTTTAGACAACTTTCTAATTCTTTCTGATGTAACAAGGCATGTGCGCAGGTGAGACCGACTAATCCATGCGTGTGGTGATCGATAAAACCCCCGAGGGTTCCACCATTATCGCAATTCCGCATAATTTTGCAGCCCATTTTCACATCTTGGTGGAACTCAAGTGAAGTGTTCCCATAAGGAATAAAAACTCCTTCCAGCACATCTATAGCAATTTCGTCATATGCATCAAAAAATGGATCTTCGGCAATCGGAACGAACCCTTTAGCATGAACGAATAACACTATACAAAGCTGTTTGTCTTGAACATGGCTGTTTGTTTTGAATCCCCGTGACTTTACTACATTTGCAGTAATAATGCTCAAGTACCTATGTTTGTTAAAAAGGTCCTTGGAATGCATATTGAtgcattgttttacttttagcTGGTCCCTTGCTGTCATCGGTGTAAAAATTTCGCTTTTGTATATCGACTTAGCTTCAGTGGTGTAATATCCAATCACACGATACTCAGTAGCAAATGGaatatactttttgaaaagggtCGTATCGACTTGCTCTTTCAATGTTACCAAAAAAACAATGTGATTTTCTGATTCAATGGTATATGATGGGTAGATATCAGCCACTATGTCCAAACAGCCAGGTAGCGCTTCTATCGTCTCTTTAATTTGCAAAAGGACAGCTTCACACATGTCCTTAATTATCTTGGACTTCCTCCCATAGCAGTAAcacaaatcattcaaaatatctgGTGGCGGAAGATATTTCCGGATCAGACTTctgatgtatttttttccatatcGAAAGCTCTGGTTCCAGCTGTTGGTTACTTTAAACATCAGAAATTATGTATTGAGGTATGCATAGTTTATAATGTAGATGTAAATGTATTATGTAAACGCCATTAGATATAAGTCATTTATCCTGATACTGATGTTTGCTATATATCAGGTATAATCTAAACATGAATTGAAAACATTCAGGCGACATTACAATAATATGAGATTGCGTTGTCTTTAACTGCGGCATACCTTTTGTTATCGGGAAAGCTGATACCGGCGGCGTCAGTTTAACAGATAGTTcatcatattttgttaattatccAATGATACAATCAACATACTCTGAATAACTCCTgagcaatacatatatattattccatTAAAATACCAAATTCTGACGACAAACTATTTAATCATTTGATTCCAATTCAAAGAAATTTGAAGACAGAGTTTTCGGGCATTTTGTCCAATACCGATTTCAATTATTGTCAGATGTATTGCCTATAAAGTACCACTGTTCTGTCCTCTAAACATGAACTACGTTGGTTTATTTCTTGTTCAACCGAACTCATTGGAAAGAAAATTGATCCCAGACTGTATGTTGATGGAATTTGCATACAAATAGTATGGTCGTTATGTCATTACCAAATATGATCATCGAATAATTTGTCTAAGTAAAACAGACAAGGTCAGGATCTGCCTCAACAGAGCACACTAGAACTAGCGAATCTTAGTCTAGAAACAATATCCTCTTTAAATGTGGTACTGGGAAGTTGAGGTCTTCCAAAAAAATCCACGtgattaatattaataaaaaagatgtaccATTACTTTCTAAGTCTTGCATATATGTTTCTACCACATCAATGATATGATGACATAGGCGTTACGCCCTTCAAACTGGCGTATAGTAAGCTTATATAACAACCAGACAACGTTCATAAATTTCAACACAGTTCTCAGCAAAAATAGCTCTACCATACACAAAAAAATCCCTGGTTTAAAAATAATGGAGGATTTAAAAGTATATATCTTGTAATTTTGTAATGCAATGATTTGTACAAAtgtgaattcattttcaaaaattcaTAATGCACACACAAGTTTGAGGTTTTATCTTTGAAACTGTTTACTTACAATATGTGATGCGTTACACGAAGTTCTGGTTAGCTATAAGAATCCAAGCTTATATGTATGGACAAAATACACTGTTATCAATAAGGCTTGCAGTGTCTGAACAAGTATATTCGTTTTGGGATGTCccttatatatttgtatttgtatgcaacGGTATCGGTTTCGGGATAAGTGACAAATCCCTGTTTGTTGAAACTATATTGCTATTAACAACTGGCATAACattaaaattgtacaaataCATAAGGGTGCTACGTAGATGAAAAAGATTTATGTACAACTTAAATGTCGATTGAAAAATTAATTCAATAGTATATCAATGTCTATACCTGTTCATCAAATTCACATACAATCGTATcacaatattatcaatattgtgTATTACTCCTAGTACATGGCAAATAGTCAATATTGGTACCTGATTCATCCACTTCATGTTTTGATAGTCGCTTGGCACCTTCTTCATGTATGTCTGTAAAGAGtccaattttgaaatacttctATTTTAgcaaagaaacaaatacaaaagaaaaacaacatcaattttagtggaacacatatatatatttctttcaaatgagtATGTTTTGCCCTGATTTTTTTGGACGAGtataagtattttttcaaatgcaaatcggttcaaaatactttttgaagaaatgttttattcaatgtGATAAGATACCTTAGGATTTAATTTCATAGCGCCTTTACGCGATTACGCATCTATTATGCAGCACATAAGGAAGTAcgtgaaataataaatatgtcttCTGAAAAATGGCTTAAACTGTATGTGGAATGAAGTCTTTCCGAACACCTGATCAATTGATCTTTAAAAGTATATACAAATATCGGTCAAAGGGAATATcaatttctcccacctcagacaagtagatccaataatttaaccatgctagaaattcttatcttgcccacgggcgaagataaaggCCCGTaaggaactccttttttatggtcgccacattgtaattacctccctcgTTTAAGATAGGCTCATCCCGACCTTTAAGCAGGGTGTTTTGCCGAATCTCCCTACGCTCgagtcggaatgaacctatcttacactctcggccatgaaagatacttataatctgtaTCTAGCGGTAATAAAACCGTCGTCGTTATCGTAAATATCGCCGGGCCGTCCGTGTTTGTGTTTGAATGTAAGAAAGTTCATCTATGATCATGGTCTAATTAATAAAATTGGAACTACCGGGATAAACTCATTACTCACAAATTTAACGATACCCTTTTAAAGTACAAATGTTATGGCATATCAGACAAGAGAAACCCATAttataaacaacacaaacaaaccaaacttatgttcattaataaatattagGAATGACGCCTTGAAATAATTAGCAAAACAAGAGTTAACTTAGGTTCAAACCAGTTTACATTTCACAATTTGAGATAGAAATTTACTCATTGCAAAAGATAGCAATATCGATGataaacatacacaatattAGGCTAGTTCTTTAATAAAAAGCAAGAATTAAGTAAATGACCTCATAATTCAGAATTCATCGCCAATAATGTTTTACACGATTAAACATTTCCATctgattaataaaattattccCAACCCCAAGAAGCGAGTAATATGTATACATGCCATATATTGGCACGTGATTTAGGAATTGAAACAACTCATTTGCTACGAATCTCACAAAGACATCTGCTATTATGTTCGTGTTCTGATGTCATAGagtgaataatttaaattatctttgtaAGTATAAGGTCGTGTATATCAGATTCTGGCAGCAGTTTTTATTGCGCTTGTTAAAGCAATTGTTTCATTGTGTTGGCGCTTATTTTCACGAAAAAAGAACTAATTTTCCATTAAAAGGGCGAAATTTACAAATCTTTTTTCCAAATGGCACTTTTTAGAGACAGCAGGGTAGATAAAGCTGTTTTAAGGATATACCCTCTACTAGTTCTAGGACATCTTAACTTTCAATCAAGTAGAAGTTTGATGGAAAgagaatattatttgttaataaacGGGTTATATTACACTTAATTCcattcaagttttatttcataagctAACATTGAAATTGGGCATGGGCATAAGGAAAATGGACGTAGAAGGCTAAATGAGGTGTGGATTTGACAAAAAGATCAGTTTAAACTTCACTCTGTTAAAAAATTCAAGGTGACTAAACTCATTTATTTAAGGATCTAATTCAAACAAATTGACATGGAAGCTCTTTGAAACTTGTTCtctaaaaagtaaaaaatgtttCTCATTTACCTTGTAAAATCATAAAAGAGTTCGTTATCAAAAAAAGGATGTTTGATGATAGATCAGACTAGTGAaaacaatggcaaaaaacaacactttcctCCAGAGGGTTTTATATAAGTCTGAGTAACAATTTAAGAGTATATTGCACAAACAACCGTTCTGTAAAATTTggattaaaattatcaaaaggAAAAAACGTTATTGCAGTTTACTTTAttttggacatttaaaataaagttttttcctGTAATGAATTGCTAAAAATGACTGATTTGACCCCTTTTTATGATACCAAACTTTAATATGTGTCTTTCTTGGCAATAGGTAGTATAACCAGTCAAAGCGGGTGACCCTGAGTTGGGGCTTGTATAtccttaaagatgcacccttactcccaaataagatttaccacagttaatacaaattgtcaattgttttaatataccaagaAGGATAAATAagcaatgaaaaaaatggttcttatgaaggatgccgtgtttaatttgaaagaaagggtGCAGCAAACACGgatttctaccttataaaagGAAagttgatcacagtaaatcatttagcactcaccaatcatttagtattgctgcgttttcagctattaaatacgcGGTTACcttcttgttattagtaatcaagattttccataaatacattattaagtaagtagtttaaggtttgttactaaaattttatttgttatacatatgtttgtattgattttaaataagagtgtcactttaacaagaTTGTGCAACAAAGCAAGTTTCTAggaaatagtgtttttttcactttggTTTTGCTAATATAAAATCATGTCAGTTGCATCTTTTTGCTTGTATTATATCCTCGCCTAGATGAAATGTACATCAAGAATACTGTTGACCAGCTTGAGCACTATTTGTCCTTTCACTTTTGGAGCGATGAATTAAAGGTAATGGCTGACTACCCACAGAACAGTTGCTCAACGCTGACTGCTGGTATTTTACACATGGCATCTCAGTAGGATCGAAATTACCATCAGTCGCATAAGATACCTGAACAATTTTGTCCATGTCCAGTTAATGCAACTATGCCAAACTATCTGCAAAAACTGTCAAACCCTAGAGAACACCATCAAAATTTTAGtcaacacaaaaaaacaacatttcgtGCATGggaataaaaaacacattttaaaatgcaatatggTGTCGCGAACAATCggtttatttataacatatgaTGTTATAAAGTGTTTAACTTTTTAGTACAATCAAAATCACGTAAGGTATGTTATATGAATATAGTTTTCAAATGTATTGAAtgaacttcatttttttaattcttttaacGCGTGTAAAATCCTTGTTTTGGTGCAAATTCTAATCTTGAAGTAAGTTGTTTTGGATTTATTGGACGTAACATACATCAAATTGAAATGGATTTAATATTGGAAACATCCTTAtctaaaaattcaaatatttattggaCTATTATTTACTGGAGTCCTTATCGTTAAGGGTTATTTGGAATTCAGATAAGTAGATTCTGACTGTGGAAGCACTTTAAGTGAAGCTCATTTCTTCAAACTTAAAGAACATAAAAAGAGTCAGCATTAAATAGTATGTAATATTCTTTTCTGCTGTTGAATAAATGAATCCCCCATATTATGAACACACTTACTGTTATACTTACCAACACCAACGTCTACGCTTAATTCCGACAAATATGTTTCCACAGAGTCTCTCGGAGATATGTCATCTGTAATAAATGTCTCGTATAACAAATGTGTTCACTGATTAATAagcttaaatcattttaaattttgaaaactgttcaaTGTTCGGCCATATGTACTACGCAATATTAAACTGAAACAGACATTTTGCCCCTTCACACGGATATGCATTAAACGTATATAACAATCAGACAACGTACTTAATGTACAGCAAACTTCTCAGCAACAATGTATCtaacatttgcataaaaataagaACTATACCTGGTATGACAGACATAAGAATTAACTATATCTATCTTGTGATTCAATGGTTAGGACAAATGTTAGTTCTTTTTCCAACATTCATAATTCACACTCAAGTTTGAagttttatctttgaaattgaaaaatatgtgaTGCGTTACATCAAGTTCTTGTTAGCTATGAAATTTCTAACTGCTTATATGTGTGGACATAAAAGACTACATACACTGCTGTCAATGAGGTTTGGAGTGTCAGAGCAAGCATAATAGTTTTGAGATGTCCCTaaataagatatttgaatgCAACGGTATCAGCTTTGGGATAagtgtcaattttctattttgtgGTATATTATTGGCATTCACAACtggcatttgaaaaaaatattcatgtacaactaaaacaacaattgaaatatatttaaatcatatatcaATGGCTATATCTAGAAATACCTGTACCACTAGATTCACATGCCATCGTATCACAGTATTTATCAAAGTTGTGAATAACACCGAGTACAtgataaatgtcaaatattgatACCTGATTCATGTACTGCATCTTTTGTTAGACGTTTGGCACCTTCATCGTGTATGTCTGTAAAGAGTCCAAATTTGAATTATTACCCGCATTTGAAACACACTTGCATCTTTTTGCTTGTATTATATCATCACCATACTGAAGTGTAGTACAATACCACTGTTGACCAACATGAGCACACGCTGTTCTTTCACTTATGCAGCGATGAATTAAAGGTAATGAATAGCTACACCAAAACAATAGCTGAACACAGACTGCTGGCACACGCCTTCTCAGTAGGACCGCCATTACTATCAGTATCATTAGAAATCTGCCCAAACAAAAAGAACACCATCATTTGTTTGGTCATcattcaaaacaacatttcGTGCATgggaataaaaaacattttaaaattcaatatggTGTCGTGATCAATCGGTTTATTTATAACATGATAGTATGGTACAATCAGAATCACGTTAAgtatgttttatgaatgtattttttatatgtattgaatgaactacatttttatattcgttTAACGCGTGTAAAATCCTTGTTTTTTTTgtggaaaatataaatgtatataaagcgGTGCAAATTCTATTCTAGAAATAAGTTGTTTTTCCTTGGATTTATTGAACGTATCACATCAATTTGAATTGGATTTAGTATGGGAAACATCTTTATCTTGAATAGACAAATTTAGTTGGACTATTATTTACTTTAGATTTATTACTTGAATTACAATATATCTATGTTTGTTTATAGTTGAACAGATTAAAACTACAAGAAGGTTTTAAAACGTGTTAAAACTCCAGT
This genomic stretch from Mya arenaria isolate MELC-2E11 chromosome 10, ASM2691426v1 harbors:
- the LOC128204200 gene encoding uncharacterized protein LOC128204200 isoform X3, which translates into the protein MLERDELLIQHSDIAEVLDIKNAFEELSSGLDKRASDIGDVVDDIIAPVKHDATDRAIQDTRELIEWKQDAIDDFNVITVEEALTKEPYYIIRFAVQVIKEEALQLFTKEGFLLCLMNDKTGSVWLLGYLQHGRPRAQIKYRSLLGRTFKHKLGNVSQSNCKEWQSFDVPQNILDAAMEIHQLGKKNFAQRDQADVKQQAITKSENPDFLADINLTEGFEVKAVQSEAGTMTQFMKKDVGTMTEHRDESSLTDSLKSDLLEPCVSVGTYENDTSSAGSGKTDLSEPSVDFGKNDIHDEGAKRLTKDAVHESDDISPRDSVETYLSELSVDVGVDIHEEGAKRLSKHEVDESVTNSWNQSFRYGKKYIRSLIRKYLPPPDILNDLCYCYGRKSKIIKDMCEAVLLQIKETIEALPGCLDIVADIYPSYTIESENHIVFLVTLKEQVDTTLFKKYIPFATEYRVIGYYTTEAKSIYKSEIFTPMTARDQLKVKQCINMHSKDLFNKHRYLSIITANVVKSRGFKTNSHVQDKQLCIVLFVHAKGFVPIAEDPFFDAYDEIAIDVLEGVFIPYGNTSLEFHQDVKMGCKIMRNCDNGGTLGGFIDHHTHGLVGLTCAHALLHQKELESCLKHRANLRLSDWPTEYREKGKRHVFQPVEDPNRGPLGQIVEAVYCHGGENQSGVEAVLFRVESQFPLSGGFPSVKKHDAINDTLFSFGSGRICGPTALHGKEVAKFGAKTELTKGFVEFEESFICVKTIDFPWTVGSLQMVLFNQNQVRAIDGVFAYPGDSGALVFGYDFEEVVAIGMVEGGEIGSQITVVSPIGSILERFNTRKFKQFDNKDKENSNRMIRIEQKLDELSSLVKQHDDILQPKKKT